A single genomic interval of Microbacterium oleivorans harbors:
- a CDS encoding MerR family transcriptional regulator, with translation MTEADGLTVGQVASRLEVTVRTLHHWDEIGLAPPSLRTAGGYRLYTSEDLSRLHRIVVYREIGLGLDQIRTVLDEPGDTAAALRRQRDDVSQHLSRLDRLRTGLDRMIEAQERGILLTPAEQASIFGPDWNPDWPALARRRYGDTTQWQQYAERAAHRTPDQWRAVTAAMTALERDLAAAAADGIAPGSAGAESLVSRHRDAVGEYFPVTRSMQVCLGRMYESDPAFTAHYDGIRPGLTSWLRRSIDESARAHGIDPDTATWE, from the coding sequence ATGACAGAGGCAGACGGCCTCACCGTGGGGCAGGTCGCGTCCCGCCTCGAGGTCACCGTCCGCACACTGCACCACTGGGACGAGATCGGTCTCGCACCCCCGTCGCTGCGCACCGCCGGCGGGTACCGGCTCTACACGTCCGAGGACCTCTCGCGGCTGCACCGCATCGTCGTCTACCGCGAGATCGGCCTCGGTCTCGACCAGATCCGCACCGTGCTCGACGAGCCCGGCGACACCGCGGCGGCGCTGCGTCGCCAGCGCGACGACGTCTCGCAGCACCTCTCGCGTCTGGACCGCCTGCGCACCGGCCTCGACCGCATGATCGAGGCCCAGGAGCGCGGCATCCTGCTCACGCCGGCCGAGCAGGCGAGCATCTTCGGACCGGACTGGAACCCCGACTGGCCCGCTCTGGCACGGCGCCGCTACGGCGACACGACGCAGTGGCAGCAGTACGCCGAGCGGGCCGCGCACCGCACCCCCGACCAGTGGCGCGCCGTCACCGCCGCGATGACGGCGCTCGAACGCGATCTCGCCGCGGCGGCAGCTGACGGGATCGCGCCCGGCAGCGCCGGAGCCGAGTCGCTGGTCTCCCGGCATCGTGATGCCGTCGGGGAGTACTTCCCCGTCACCCGGTCGATGCAGGTGTGCCTCGGGCGCATGTACGAGAGCGACCCCGCCTTCACCGCTCACTACGACGGCATCCGTCCGGGACTGACGTCGTGGCTGCGTCGGAGCATCGACGAGAGCGCGCGGGCCCACGGGATCGACCCCGACACGGCGACCTGGGAATGA
- a CDS encoding bifunctional PIG-L family deacetylase/class I SAM-dependent methyltransferase yields MVSFSHRDPGTPEAVWRAAIDDRDLAPLDEDVERLVVVAAHPDDETLGAGGLMARTARRGVPVTVLIATDGEGSHPGSPTYTPARLAALRRREATEALARLGGTIRTVFLGLPDGRTDEHRDTIRAAVRDAVLTGGSARESADASPAGDALVIAPWTGDGHRDHRVVGEVVAGVCDELGARSRFFPIWLWHWGLPADAPWDDLEIVRLDASSTAAKDAATRAHRSQTEPLSAAPGDEVMLHAGMQSHFDRPFEIFVRPSRSAPSLPQEFFDAFYDRNGDDPWGFDSRWYEQRKRAATLASLPRRRYRSGLELGCSTGALTAQLAERTDHLLALDIADAPLAAARRRLGDRADVRLERAALPHEWPTGTYDLIVLSEVGYYWSEADLVAAVGRMTSSLTPDGHLIACHWRHPVAEYPLSGDRVHAALAAEKTLTRLVLHLEDDFLLEVYAGPSARSVAVETGILA; encoded by the coding sequence GTGGTGAGCTTCAGCCACCGCGACCCCGGGACGCCCGAGGCCGTCTGGCGCGCCGCCATCGATGACCGCGATCTCGCCCCGCTCGACGAGGACGTCGAGCGGCTGGTCGTGGTCGCCGCGCATCCCGACGACGAGACGCTCGGAGCGGGCGGGCTCATGGCCCGCACCGCGCGCCGCGGCGTGCCGGTGACGGTCCTCATCGCGACGGACGGCGAGGGGTCTCATCCCGGTTCCCCCACCTACACGCCCGCACGGCTCGCCGCCCTTCGCCGCCGCGAGGCGACGGAGGCCCTGGCCCGACTCGGCGGGACGATCCGGACCGTGTTCCTCGGCCTGCCCGATGGCCGCACCGACGAGCACCGCGACACGATCCGCGCCGCGGTCCGCGACGCCGTCCTCACCGGCGGGAGCGCGCGGGAGAGTGCCGACGCGAGTCCGGCGGGCGACGCGCTGGTCATCGCGCCCTGGACCGGGGACGGGCACCGCGACCACCGCGTGGTCGGCGAGGTCGTGGCCGGGGTGTGCGACGAGCTCGGGGCGCGCAGCCGCTTCTTCCCCATCTGGCTCTGGCACTGGGGGCTTCCCGCCGACGCGCCGTGGGACGACCTCGAGATCGTCCGCCTCGACGCGTCGTCGACGGCCGCCAAGGATGCCGCCACCCGCGCCCACCGGAGCCAGACCGAACCGCTGTCCGCCGCGCCGGGCGACGAGGTCATGCTGCACGCCGGGATGCAGTCCCATTTCGACCGGCCGTTCGAGATCTTCGTGCGACCGTCGCGATCAGCGCCCAGCCTGCCGCAGGAGTTCTTCGACGCGTTCTACGACCGCAACGGCGACGATCCGTGGGGGTTCGACTCGCGCTGGTACGAGCAGCGCAAGCGGGCGGCGACCCTCGCGTCCCTCCCCCGCCGGCGTTACCGGAGCGGGCTCGAACTCGGCTGCTCGACCGGGGCGCTCACGGCGCAGCTCGCCGAGCGCACCGATCACCTGCTGGCGCTCGACATCGCCGACGCGCCGCTCGCGGCGGCGCGTCGGCGCCTCGGCGACCGGGCGGACGTGCGCCTCGAGCGCGCCGCCCTGCCGCACGAGTGGCCGACGGGAACCTACGACCTGATCGTGCTCTCCGAGGTGGGCTACTACTGGAGCGAGGCGGATCTCGTCGCGGCCGTGGGACGCATGACCTCGTCGCTGACGCCCGACGGTCACCTGATCGCCTGCCATTGGCGGCATCCGGTGGCGGAGTATCCGCTCTCGGGCGATCGCGTCCACGCCGCGCTCGCCGCCGAGAAGACGCTCACGCGCCTGGTGCTCCACCTCGAGGACGACTTCCTCCTCGAGGTCTATGCCGGTCCGTCCGCGCGATCGGTGGCCGTCGAGACGGGCATCCTCGCGTGA
- the lepB gene encoding signal peptidase I: MTSAPTDAPPPDAPPTRRRRWRRIAGHPLTHLVAALLVLALLQSFAVKVFQVPSASMEHTLSPGDRILVDRISFATGDPHPGDVVVFDRPASWRDGPAPERAPWRTAVGWFGDVFGFGPSNGDALVKRVIGEPGSTVACCDAGGRVTVDGTALTEDYIAADPPFEPGALDCDTEPRSMRCFGPVTLGADEYLLLGDNRADSADSVSPCRTVSATPDDAESTLASACARTVPRDALIGPVFFRLWPLDRIGAP, encoded by the coding sequence GTGACATCCGCACCGACCGACGCGCCCCCGCCCGACGCGCCCCCGACGAGGCGCCGCCGCTGGCGACGTATCGCGGGCCACCCGCTGACCCACCTCGTCGCCGCGCTGCTCGTGCTCGCTCTCCTGCAGTCCTTCGCCGTGAAGGTCTTCCAGGTGCCCTCGGCGTCGATGGAGCACACGCTCTCGCCCGGCGACCGCATCCTCGTCGACCGCATCAGCTTCGCCACGGGCGATCCGCACCCCGGAGATGTCGTCGTCTTCGACCGCCCCGCATCGTGGCGCGACGGACCGGCGCCCGAGCGCGCACCCTGGCGCACGGCGGTCGGCTGGTTCGGCGACGTGTTCGGTTTCGGCCCGAGCAACGGCGACGCCCTGGTCAAGCGAGTGATCGGCGAGCCGGGCAGCACCGTCGCCTGCTGCGACGCCGGCGGACGGGTCACCGTCGACGGCACCGCCCTCACCGAGGACTACATCGCCGCCGACCCGCCGTTCGAGCCTGGCGCGCTCGACTGCGACACCGAGCCCCGCTCGATGCGATGCTTCGGGCCCGTCACCCTGGGCGCGGACGAGTACCTGCTGCTCGGCGACAACCGCGCCGACTCCGCCGACTCGGTGAGCCCGTGCCGCACGGTGTCGGCGACACCCGACGACGCCGAGTCGACCCTCGCGTCGGCCTGCGCCCGGACCGTCCCGCGTGACGCCCTCATCGGACCGGTCTTCTTCCGTCTCTGGCCGCTCGACCGGATCGGAGCTCCGTAG
- a CDS encoding nucleotidyltransferase family protein gives MPAHDSAQILALHSGVELGHAWIQHLADELGIRVLFLKGPALAHQGLRDRRVSSDVDVLVEPARFDQLCDEILARGWRERPAALIGKLTSIHSRTLLHDRWPCDIDAHRHYPGMLADPSIAFDALWAQHDRLTLGHRSCAVPNRVASIIVLALHSLRGTERQARHAAELEHLRRVPLTSSERDLLAELARRTGTTVTLFEVLTEMGVPVVADPLEQRSAPARRWRERVRSGSYGSYFWFAALRDARGLDRLRIAGEAVWPSRRDLLLSRPETVDTALGRMAARGRRWVRGARSLPRAVRAINLSARMDDTDAGGPRWN, from the coding sequence ATGCCCGCACACGATTCAGCGCAGATACTCGCTTTGCACAGCGGTGTCGAGCTCGGGCACGCCTGGATCCAACACCTCGCCGACGAGCTCGGCATCCGCGTCCTCTTCCTCAAGGGGCCGGCGCTCGCGCACCAGGGTCTGCGGGACAGGCGGGTCTCGTCCGACGTCGATGTGCTGGTCGAACCGGCCAGGTTCGACCAGCTCTGCGACGAGATCCTGGCACGCGGGTGGCGCGAGCGGCCGGCGGCCCTCATCGGCAAGCTGACGAGCATCCATTCGCGCACGCTGCTCCACGACCGCTGGCCCTGCGACATCGACGCGCATCGCCACTACCCCGGGATGCTGGCCGATCCGAGCATCGCCTTCGACGCGCTCTGGGCGCAGCACGACCGCCTGACGCTGGGTCATCGCTCGTGCGCGGTGCCGAACCGGGTCGCGAGCATCATCGTGCTGGCCCTGCACTCCCTGCGCGGGACCGAGCGCCAGGCGCGTCATGCGGCCGAGCTCGAGCACCTGCGCCGCGTGCCGCTGACCTCGTCCGAGCGCGACCTCCTGGCCGAGCTCGCGAGGCGAACGGGAACGACGGTCACGCTGTTCGAGGTTCTCACCGAGATGGGCGTGCCCGTCGTCGCCGACCCGCTCGAGCAGCGTTCCGCGCCGGCCAGACGGTGGCGCGAGCGGGTGCGATCCGGTTCGTACGGGTCGTATTTCTGGTTCGCCGCCCTCCGCGACGCACGCGGTCTCGATCGGCTCCGGATCGCCGGGGAGGCCGTCTGGCCCAGCCGCCGCGACCTGCTGCTCAGCCGACCCGAGACCGTCGACACCGCGCTCGGGCGGATGGCGGCACGCGGGCGGCGGTGGGTGCGCGGGGCGCGGTCGCTGCCGCGGGCCGTCCGCGCGATCAACCTGAGTGCCCGAATGGACGACACCGACGCGGGAGGCCCGAGATGGAACTGA
- a CDS encoding VOC family protein → MSDYYDAFEISPVPVPGPDAVAPEPYRGIYGMPAFVTIPTRDLDASTAFWTRGLGFFELFAIPGTLVHLRRWAFQDVLLVTAADTLAAPPALTYSFACVLDQLDGIAAACRALDPDAVSAPRETAWNTRDLEVVTPENARVVVTAAKPYDATSAAARSLADIGIAPTGPAEGSSA, encoded by the coding sequence ATGAGCGACTACTACGACGCGTTCGAGATCAGCCCCGTCCCGGTTCCCGGACCGGATGCCGTCGCGCCCGAGCCCTATCGCGGCATCTACGGCATGCCGGCCTTCGTCACGATCCCCACCCGGGACCTCGACGCGTCCACCGCCTTCTGGACGCGCGGACTCGGGTTCTTCGAGCTCTTCGCCATCCCGGGCACGCTCGTGCACCTGCGGCGCTGGGCCTTCCAGGACGTGCTCCTCGTCACCGCGGCCGACACCCTGGCCGCGCCCCCGGCGCTGACGTACAGCTTCGCCTGCGTGCTCGACCAACTCGACGGCATCGCCGCCGCCTGCCGCGCGCTCGATCCCGACGCCGTCAGCGCGCCGCGCGAGACCGCGTGGAACACGCGCGACCTCGAGGTCGTCACCCCGGAGAACGCGCGTGTCGTCGTCACGGCGGCCAAACCCTACGACGCGACGAGCGCAGCGGCGCGAAGCCTGGCCGACATCGGCATCGCGCCGACCGGCCCGGCGGAGGGGAGCAGCGCATGA
- a CDS encoding L-ribulose-5-phosphate 4-epimerase yields MEREAVARVRAEVASLHAELVRYGLVVWTGGNVSGRVPGADLFVIKPSGVSYDELAPENMIVCDLDGVVVAGTPGSDRSPSSDTAAHAYVYRNMPEVGGVVHTHSTYAVAWAARGEEIPCVITAMADEFGGPVPVGPFAVIGDDSIGRGIVDTLRGHRSRAVLMQNHGPFTIGASAKDAVKAAVMVEDVARTVHIARQAGDLVPIPQESIDALYDRYQNVYGQTTDDRR; encoded by the coding sequence ATGGAGCGCGAAGCGGTGGCGCGGGTTCGGGCCGAGGTGGCGTCGTTGCATGCGGAGCTGGTGCGTTATGGGCTGGTGGTGTGGACCGGCGGGAACGTGTCGGGGCGTGTGCCGGGGGCTGATCTGTTCGTGATCAAGCCGTCGGGGGTGTCGTATGACGAGTTGGCTCCGGAGAACATGATCGTGTGCGATCTGGATGGCGTCGTGGTGGCGGGTACGCCGGGTAGTGATCGGTCGCCGTCGAGTGATACTGCGGCTCATGCGTATGTGTATCGGAACATGCCCGAGGTGGGTGGTGTGGTGCACACGCATTCGACGTATGCGGTGGCGTGGGCGGCGCGGGGTGAGGAGATCCCGTGTGTGATCACGGCGATGGCGGATGAGTTCGGGGGTCCGGTTCCGGTGGGTCCGTTCGCGGTCATCGGGGATGACTCGATCGGTCGGGGGATCGTGGACACGCTTCGGGGTCATCGGTCTCGGGCGGTGTTGATGCAGAATCACGGGCCGTTCACGATCGGGGCCAGTGCGAAGGATGCGGTCAAGGCTGCGGTGATGGTCGAGGACGTCGCCCGCACGGTGCACATCGCGCGGCAGGCCGGGGATCTCGTTCCGATCCCGCAGGAGTCGATCGACGCGTTGTACGACCGGTATCAGAACGTTTACGGACAGACCACCGACGACCGCCGGTAG
- a CDS encoding PqqD family peptide modification chaperone, whose protein sequence is MPPLPLVAALGCAVRLEAGSRPPGEVAAISRAWGDATVGGADPLPARHLSVTVGEGPLEAALAGLSQAVTLAAIEARRGELWMLHAGAVADEHGNVVAIVGPSGRGKTTATRALGAHFGYVTDETLAVAPDGTVLPYRKPLSIIEDAAADKAQRSASELGLGPLPPAALRLSAIVLLDRVPGGSDEPVVTPFPLVEALPELVEQTSYLGELPEPLTRIAAHAAAVGGIHRVTYSEAIDLASALAPLFRAPGEVVLAPSFAAPARDADDTADTADAGDAAGTAGTRWFRAAHLDAIGLTGADGGQRIALLQPDVDGGATLRILDGIGPALWRAADGRAATALAAAVVAEHGTPPEGDAEVAVQAAVRALADEGVLATDASWRVRDDVAWTQSDEGAVALALSRAGSPEPVALEGTAGAIWMALATARGASERAIVRVVADGADVAADEITADVAAFLRSLRDRGLAQRFAP, encoded by the coding sequence GTGCCACCGCTCCCGCTCGTCGCCGCGCTCGGATGCGCCGTGCGGCTCGAGGCGGGCTCGCGTCCGCCCGGCGAGGTCGCCGCGATCTCGCGGGCGTGGGGCGATGCGACCGTGGGCGGTGCCGACCCGCTGCCGGCCCGGCACCTGAGCGTCACCGTGGGCGAGGGGCCCCTCGAGGCGGCCCTGGCCGGACTGTCGCAGGCCGTGACGCTGGCGGCCATCGAGGCGCGCCGGGGCGAGCTGTGGATGCTGCATGCCGGGGCCGTCGCCGACGAGCATGGCAACGTCGTGGCGATCGTCGGCCCCTCGGGGCGCGGCAAGACCACCGCGACCCGCGCGCTGGGTGCGCACTTCGGCTACGTCACCGATGAGACGCTCGCCGTTGCCCCCGACGGCACGGTGCTGCCGTATCGCAAACCGCTGTCGATCATCGAGGATGCCGCGGCCGATAAGGCCCAGCGCTCGGCGTCGGAGCTCGGGCTGGGGCCCCTGCCGCCTGCTGCGTTGCGACTGAGCGCGATCGTCCTGCTCGACCGGGTGCCCGGGGGCTCGGACGAGCCGGTGGTGACGCCGTTCCCGCTCGTGGAGGCGCTGCCCGAGCTGGTCGAGCAGACCAGCTACCTGGGTGAGCTCCCCGAGCCGCTGACCCGCATCGCCGCGCACGCGGCCGCGGTCGGGGGGATCCACCGGGTCACCTACAGCGAGGCGATCGATCTGGCATCGGCGCTCGCACCGCTGTTCCGGGCCCCGGGCGAGGTGGTGCTCGCCCCGTCGTTCGCGGCGCCGGCACGGGATGCGGACGACACCGCGGACACGGCCGACGCGGGAGACGCGGCTGGCACCGCCGGGACGCGTTGGTTCCGGGCGGCGCACCTCGACGCGATCGGCCTCACGGGCGCCGACGGCGGGCAGCGCATCGCCCTGCTCCAGCCCGACGTCGACGGCGGCGCGACCCTCCGCATCCTCGACGGCATCGGGCCGGCGCTGTGGCGCGCCGCCGACGGGCGCGCCGCGACAGCGCTCGCCGCAGCGGTCGTGGCCGAGCACGGGACGCCGCCCGAGGGCGACGCCGAGGTCGCCGTCCAGGCCGCGGTCCGCGCGCTCGCGGACGAGGGAGTGCTCGCCACCGACGCCTCGTGGCGCGTGCGCGACGACGTCGCTTGGACGCAGAGCGACGAGGGCGCGGTGGCCCTTGCGCTGTCGCGGGCCGGCTCACCGGAGCCGGTCGCGCTGGAGGGAACCGCGGGGGCGATCTGGATGGCGCTCGCGACCGCCCGCGGGGCGAGCGAGCGAGCGATCGTGCGGGTGGTGGCCGACGGCGCGGACGTCGCGGCCGACGAGATCACCGCCGACGTCGCGGCCTTCTTGCGGTCGTTGCGCGACCGCGGCCTCGCACAGCGCTTCGCGCCCTGA
- a CDS encoding helix-turn-helix domain-containing protein: MSYERYPSTLGRTAASSRRSSEPFAGREVATLALESIVLKRYELDAGAERVVPAGGAPVVHSVLVSSGSVSIASTLDARRRHRVDAGRGLFVRSRSDHLLAWSDDADVIVVSAPEEVVAAFGAPVDEGDGPLFAGDSTLVPPATAYFRALLAQATTPDRVAKYAMSRLSEEMLGSLFLERASIGAGPVKVQPSLYRRALALIASQRADPTLSVPSLAVELAVSVRHLQRAFAEQNTSPTEEIRRLRVELAIQLLTESRYDVLSIDEVARYAGFASADDLRRAFRLHGEESPTRVRSRSRPGRADRRGLRALPSLA, translated from the coding sequence ATGAGCTACGAGCGCTACCCGAGCACCCTCGGTCGAACCGCCGCCTCGTCACGTCGATCGAGCGAGCCGTTCGCGGGGCGCGAAGTCGCGACGCTCGCGCTCGAATCGATCGTGCTGAAGCGGTACGAGCTCGACGCGGGAGCCGAGCGCGTTGTGCCGGCGGGCGGTGCGCCCGTCGTGCACAGCGTGCTCGTCTCGTCGGGCAGTGTGAGCATCGCGTCCACCCTCGATGCCCGACGGCGGCACCGTGTGGATGCCGGGCGCGGGCTGTTCGTGCGGTCGCGATCGGACCACCTGCTGGCCTGGTCCGACGACGCGGACGTGATCGTCGTGTCGGCGCCGGAAGAGGTCGTGGCCGCCTTCGGCGCCCCCGTCGACGAGGGCGACGGGCCGCTCTTCGCAGGGGACTCCACTCTCGTGCCGCCCGCGACGGCCTACTTCCGGGCGCTGCTGGCGCAGGCGACCACGCCGGACCGTGTGGCGAAGTACGCGATGTCGCGGCTGAGCGAGGAGATGCTGGGGAGCCTCTTCCTCGAGCGCGCCAGCATCGGTGCGGGGCCGGTGAAGGTGCAGCCCTCGCTCTATCGCCGCGCGCTCGCGCTCATCGCCTCGCAGCGGGCCGACCCGACGCTCTCGGTGCCGTCGTTGGCCGTCGAGCTCGCCGTGTCGGTGCGTCACCTGCAGCGCGCGTTCGCCGAGCAGAACACCTCGCCGACCGAGGAGATCCGGCGCCTGCGTGTCGAGCTGGCCATCCAGCTGCTGACCGAGTCCCGCTACGACGTCCTGTCGATCGACGAGGTGGCCCGCTACGCCGGGTTCGCCAGCGCGGACGATCTGCGTCGCGCGTTCCGACTGCACGGCGAGGAGTCGCCCACCCGGGTGCGCTCGCGCTCGCGCCCCGGGCGGGCGGACCGGCGTGGATTGCGCGCCCTGCCGTCGCTCGCGTAG
- a CDS encoding three-helix bundle dimerization domain-containing protein, which translates to MDKPAKDFNAEELTEEVAGRVQQRMPDVDGDLIRREAAASVESHADARVTDFLGIIAERETRERLSGLAESSSPDAD; encoded by the coding sequence ATGGACAAGCCTGCGAAGGACTTCAACGCCGAAGAGCTCACTGAGGAGGTCGCCGGACGCGTGCAGCAGCGGATGCCCGACGTCGACGGCGACCTGATCCGCCGCGAGGCGGCGGCGTCGGTCGAGAGCCACGCCGACGCCCGCGTCACCGATTTCCTGGGGATCATCGCCGAGCGCGAGACGCGCGAGCGGCTCTCGGGGCTCGCCGAGAGCTCATCCCCCGACGCCGACTGA
- a CDS encoding acyl-CoA thioesterase: MNFHTRKWVRPEDLNANGTLFGGSLLRWIDEEAAIYAIIQLGNYRVVTKLISEINFESSAMQGDLIEMGLTATHFGRTSLTMRAVVRNMITRKRILSIERLVFVSVDEDGQPIPHGFSAITYDRDRMPHEHPKTDSVRLP; encoded by the coding sequence ATCAACTTCCACACCCGCAAGTGGGTGCGGCCGGAGGACCTCAATGCCAACGGCACGCTGTTCGGCGGCAGCCTGCTGCGCTGGATCGACGAAGAGGCCGCGATCTACGCGATCATCCAGCTGGGCAACTACCGGGTCGTCACGAAGCTCATATCCGAGATCAACTTCGAGTCCTCGGCGATGCAGGGCGATCTGATCGAGATGGGCCTGACGGCGACCCACTTCGGTCGCACGTCGCTGACGATGCGTGCCGTGGTGCGGAACATGATCACGCGCAAGCGCATCCTCTCGATCGAGCGTCTCGTCTTCGTGAGCGTCGACGAGGACGGGCAGCCGATCCCGCACGGCTTCTCCGCCATCACGTACGACCGCGACCGGATGCCGCACGAGCACCCCAAGACCGACTCGGTGCGCCTGCCCTGA
- a CDS encoding polysaccharide biosynthesis tyrosine autokinase, with product MELRDYLRILRAHWVALSLCIVLGVAVAFAWTLLQPKVYTADASGYVTPAQAQGQTDSSSAYVSDNLAKSKVKSYVDLGTWRAVGEHARDELGLDVSPESLVRRVSVSNPVDTVVIKVDATGPTPEAARDLAGAWIRGMQIEIESIESGGTGVNPGITLVTADSARLPSTPSSPNVRLALAIGGLVGLVVGIGYALLRFTLDRRIRSAEGVERETGLNVVGAIPEEKSFTADNRLIPFDGANTSSSRNVHLYAVSEAVRELRTNIQFMDVDNPPRILVITSPLPGEGKSTTAANLAITLAASGQRVVLIDGDLRRPMVATIFHLIGDAGLTDILAGRASFDDVAQPVGRLGTLQVVAAGKIPPNPSEILGSQRMRDLVHALSEDAVVIVDAPPLIPVTDAAVLANRTDGAIIVTTVGRTTFDALKKAQQNLERAGGRALGVVLNRVPRKGSGAAYYGYQYTGTYYRADDAASPELSPAAATATATLVPATPATALTTPTTEAAFVPEGRRARRARG from the coding sequence ATGGAACTGAGAGATTATCTGCGCATCCTGCGCGCGCACTGGGTCGCACTGTCGCTGTGCATCGTGCTCGGGGTGGCCGTCGCGTTCGCGTGGACGCTGCTGCAGCCCAAGGTCTACACCGCCGACGCCAGCGGCTACGTCACCCCGGCGCAGGCGCAGGGGCAGACCGACAGCAGCTCGGCGTACGTCAGCGACAACCTCGCCAAATCGAAGGTCAAGTCGTATGTCGACCTGGGCACGTGGCGAGCGGTGGGTGAGCACGCCCGCGACGAGCTCGGCCTCGATGTCAGCCCCGAGAGTCTCGTGCGCCGCGTGTCGGTGTCGAATCCGGTCGACACCGTCGTCATCAAGGTCGACGCCACCGGGCCCACCCCCGAAGCCGCCCGAGACCTCGCCGGTGCCTGGATCCGCGGCATGCAGATCGAGATCGAGAGCATCGAGTCCGGCGGCACGGGCGTGAACCCCGGCATCACCCTCGTCACCGCCGACTCGGCGCGGTTGCCCTCGACCCCGAGCTCGCCCAACGTGCGCCTCGCGCTGGCGATCGGCGGGCTCGTCGGCCTCGTCGTCGGCATCGGCTACGCCCTGCTGCGCTTCACCCTCGACCGCCGCATCCGCTCGGCCGAGGGCGTCGAGCGCGAGACCGGCCTGAACGTGGTCGGAGCGATCCCCGAGGAGAAGTCGTTCACCGCCGACAACCGCCTCATCCCGTTCGACGGGGCGAACACCTCCTCGAGCCGCAACGTGCACCTCTACGCGGTGTCGGAGGCGGTGCGCGAGCTGCGCACGAACATCCAGTTCATGGATGTCGACAACCCCCCGCGCATCCTGGTGATCACCAGCCCCCTGCCGGGCGAGGGCAAGTCGACGACGGCCGCGAACCTCGCGATCACCCTGGCCGCCAGCGGGCAGCGCGTCGTCCTCATCGACGGCGACCTGCGCCGCCCGATGGTCGCCACGATCTTCCATCTCATCGGCGACGCCGGCCTCACCGACATCCTCGCCGGACGCGCCTCGTTCGACGACGTCGCCCAGCCGGTCGGCCGCCTCGGCACGTTGCAGGTCGTCGCTGCGGGAAAGATCCCGCCCAACCCGAGCGAGATCCTCGGGTCGCAGCGCATGCGCGACCTCGTCCACGCCCTCAGCGAGGACGCCGTGGTCATCGTCGACGCCCCACCCCTCATCCCGGTGACCGACGCCGCGGTGCTCGCCAACCGCACCGACGGCGCCATCATCGTCACGACGGTGGGGCGCACGACGTTCGACGCGCTCAAGAAGGCGCAGCAGAACCTCGAGCGCGCGGGCGGGCGGGCGCTCGGCGTCGTCCTCAACCGCGTTCCCCGCAAGGGCAGCGGCGCCGCGTACTACGGCTACCAGTACACCGGCACCTACTACCGTGCCGATGACGCCGCGTCGCCCGAGCTCTCGCCCGCCGCTGCCACCGCGACCGCGACGCTCGTGCCGGCGACGCCCGCCACGGCGCTCACGACCCCGACGACCGAGGCCGCGTTCGTGCCGGAGGGACGCCGGGCTCGCCGCGCGCGAGGCTGA
- a CDS encoding glycosyltransferase, whose translation MSPTSVAVVVPVHDEAGLLDRCLAGLTAALDHARRTHPGVRIAAVVVLDACSDASEEIARTWPVTTVRITARRVGTARRVGVGAALAELGDPPPEDTWISTTDGDSVVPLAWLSHQLDLGASGADVVLGTVRPDFSDLTAEHAAHWTATHPRGRPPGNVHGANLGMRADVYRHAGGFPDLDEHEDVELVRAVHAAGARVIATDENEVVTSGRFVGRTPGGYAAFVRHTHDRVRDGVAEQIR comes from the coding sequence GTGAGCCCGACGTCGGTGGCGGTCGTCGTCCCGGTCCACGACGAGGCCGGACTCCTCGATCGATGCCTCGCGGGGCTCACCGCGGCACTCGATCATGCGCGGCGCACGCATCCGGGCGTTCGCATCGCCGCCGTCGTGGTGCTCGACGCCTGCTCGGACGCCTCCGAGGAGATCGCGCGTACGTGGCCGGTGACGACCGTGCGCATCACGGCGCGGCGGGTCGGCACCGCCCGACGCGTCGGCGTCGGCGCCGCGCTCGCCGAGCTGGGCGACCCGCCGCCCGAGGACACGTGGATCAGCACCACCGACGGCGACTCGGTCGTGCCGCTCGCCTGGCTCAGCCACCAGCTCGACCTCGGCGCCTCGGGAGCTGACGTGGTGCTGGGCACGGTCCGGCCGGATTTCAGCGATCTGACCGCCGAGCACGCCGCGCACTGGACGGCGACGCACCCCCGCGGACGGCCACCCGGCAACGTCCACGGCGCGAACCTCGGAATGCGCGCGGACGTCTATCGTCACGCGGGCGGCTTCCCCGACCTCGACGAGCACGAGGACGTCGAGCTCGTCCGTGCCGTCCATGCGGCCGGCGCCCGGGTGATCGCCACCGACGAGAACGAGGTCGTCACCTCCGGCAGGTTCGTGGGACGGACCCCGGGCGGCTACGCGGCCTTCGTGCGGCACACCCACGACCGCGTGCGAGACGGGGTCGCCGAACAGATCCGGTGA